A single genomic interval of Hevea brasiliensis isolate MT/VB/25A 57/8 chromosome 4, ASM3005281v1, whole genome shotgun sequence harbors:
- the LOC110633120 gene encoding extensin-like yields MLIVRRMERIKMIIFFLAVLLMILPSTNPSPIPQSRTLYEIACTMCSSCCKPSSPPPLSPPPPASTSNCPPPPSPPRSSGSYYSSPPPPPSTYTYSSPPPPPSTYTYSSPPPPQGGGGGGGGSYYYYPPPNYKNYPAPPPPNPIVPYFPFYYYSPPPPSMSGSVKLMGSISYSVAAAVAITLLSLF; encoded by the coding sequence ATGTTGATTGTGCGCAGAATGGAAAGAATCAAGATGATCATTTTCTTTCTGGCAGTGCTTCTCATGATTCTACCCTCCACCAATCCCTCGCCCATTCCACAATCAAGAACATTGTACGAGATCGCATGCACAATGTGCTCTTCATGTTGCAAACCCTCGTCTCCGCCTCCACTATCTCCACCACCGCCAGCATCCACCTCTAACTGCCCACCACCACCTTCTCCGCCGAGGTCATCTGGCTCGTACTACTCctctccaccaccaccaccttccACTTACACCTACTCctctccaccaccaccaccctcCACTTACACCTACTCCTCTCCACCACCACCACAGGGTGGTGGCGGCGGAGGCGGCGGCAGTTACTATTACTATCCTCCGCCAAACTATAAGAACTACCCTGCACCTCCTCCGCCTAACCCAATTGTGCCTTACTTTCCTTTCTACTATTATAGCCCACCTCCTCCTTCCATGTCTGGGTCTGTGAAGCTGATGGGTTCTATTAGTTACAGTGTTGCTGCTGCTGTTGCCATCACTTTACTTTCTTTGTTTTGA